In a single window of the Papaver somniferum cultivar HN1 chromosome 8, ASM357369v1, whole genome shotgun sequence genome:
- the LOC113304473 gene encoding plant UBX domain-containing protein 4-like: protein MASVASASRLSVSQDPPPIDFSRLGWGSIGFTASRSGPNFDGSFVGDSAHQHVIKFEGNKFTVDGVPERDIKDPDSIKFLESISRYEIPEEFAEQGLHTIQVLRSRKIVPDTSYEEYVHRMCL from the exons ATGGCGTCTGTGGCATCTGCTTCTCGATTATCTGTTTCTCAAGATCCACCTCCAATTGATTTCTCTCGTTTAGGATGGGGGTCGATAGGGTTCACCGCCAGCAGAAGCGGTCCCAACTTTGA TGGTAGTTTTGTTGGTGACTCTGCACATCAGCACGTGATTAAGTTTGAGGGTAACAAATTCACTGTGGACGGCGTCCCTGAACGAGATATTAAGGATCCTGATAGCATCAAGTTTTTGGAG AGCATCAGTAGGTACGAAATTCCTGAAGAATTTGCGGAACAGGGATTGCATACTATTCAGGTGTTACGATCCCGTAAA ATTGTCCCCGACACCAGCTACGAGGAGTATGTTCATCGTATGTGCCTTTGA
- the LOC113304472 gene encoding uncharacterized protein LOC113304472: protein MMTIFVGGMCEGFDLEKKNREENSHLDPWITFVWRNHSFLHPQQLNIDAHVSQKEISQIWLCPNLWSLKLNPQEMNPLKEFIFVVALAAFGATIAHKITFSAEEDDFVKKGGEMTFRIFLIWRQYCYLCLRKGSSFDIMVFISWRHRFNKWHCFTLIPSNKMIFHAF, encoded by the exons ATGATGACTATCTTTGTTGGTGGGATGTGTGAGGGATTTGATCTTGAAAAAAAGAATAG AGAGGAAAACTCCCACCTGGATCCATGGATTACCTTTGTTTGGAGAAACCATTCATTTCTTCATCCCCAACAACTCAATATAGATGCTCATGTTTCTCAAAAAGAGATTAGCCAG ATATGGTTGTGCCCAAACCTATGGAGTTTGAAGCTAAATCCACAAGAAATGAATCCCTTGAAGGAGTTTATCTTCGTG GTTGCACTTGCTGCTTTCGGAGCAACAATTGCGCACAAGATCACCTTCTCCGCGGAGGAGGATGACTTTGTAAAGAAAGGGGGCGAGATGACAT TTCGGATATTTCTCATTTGGAGACAGTACTGTTATCTGTGTCTTCGGAAAGGTTCGTCATTTGACATTATGGTTTTTATTAGCTGGAGACACCGCTTTAATAAATGGCATTGTTTCACTTTAATCCCAAGTAACAAaatgatattccatgctttttga